The proteins below are encoded in one region of Thermosulfurimonas marina:
- a CDS encoding N-acetylmuramoyl-L-alanine amidase, which produces MRVFFTVFFWVALILGAPTSSQARTPSQKAFAEAKRELARLAASPKRQRYRRYWVRVINRFRRVYLRYPESPEAPKALIWTARLYRNLYGYSHRVSDLKEALRRYRLLWEHYPRSPLADDALAEAAGVLRDLLKEPGQAQRLLEILCQRYPHGDQARKFCGLAVSRKRASKEVAPSRTSGPALVKNIRHWSGEDYSRVVVDLNGQVRFQDHALKAHAGRPPRVYVDLTPARLSPYLKPEIPIRDGLLTRVRLGQYRPDTVRVVLDLKSLTSYRTFFLTQPPRVVIDLLGEAPAGPSPLKPPPQGRYSLAQQLGLSIRRVVIDPGHGGHDPGALGLYRLREKDITLKVSRYLAEELEKRGFETLLTRTRDIFLPLIKRPAIANLKRADLFVSIHVNAAPNRRSRGIETYYLSFTTDPEAMRVAALENAISNQSLSDLQNILKKILRNTKLEESRRLAQLVQENLVRELRRRWKGVKDLGVKRAPFLVLVGARMPAVLVEISFITNPVEARRLRDEGYLRDIARGIAQGIVAYAREIQVARKP; this is translated from the coding sequence ATGAGAGTTTTTTTCACGGTCTTCTTCTGGGTGGCCCTGATCCTGGGCGCCCCCACCTCTTCCCAGGCCCGCACTCCCTCCCAGAAGGCCTTTGCCGAGGCCAAGCGAGAGCTGGCCCGACTGGCGGCCTCCCCCAAAAGACAGCGTTACCGACGTTACTGGGTCCGGGTCATCAATCGTTTCCGGAGGGTCTATCTCCGGTATCCCGAAAGCCCGGAGGCCCCCAAGGCCCTTATCTGGACCGCCCGGCTCTACCGAAATCTCTACGGGTATTCCCATCGGGTAAGCGATCTTAAGGAGGCCCTCAGACGCTATCGCCTCCTCTGGGAGCACTATCCCCGAAGTCCTCTGGCCGACGACGCCCTGGCCGAGGCCGCGGGGGTCTTACGGGATCTCCTGAAAGAGCCCGGCCAGGCCCAAAGGCTTTTAGAGATCCTTTGCCAGCGCTATCCCCACGGAGACCAGGCCCGTAAATTCTGCGGCCTCGCGGTTTCCCGAAAGAGGGCCTCGAAAGAGGTCGCTCCGAGCCGGACCTCCGGTCCGGCCCTGGTCAAGAACATCCGTCATTGGTCCGGGGAGGACTATAGCCGGGTGGTGGTGGATCTGAACGGCCAGGTGCGCTTTCAGGACCATGCCCTGAAGGCCCATGCCGGTCGCCCTCCACGGGTCTATGTGGATCTCACCCCGGCCCGGCTTTCCCCCTATCTCAAACCCGAAATTCCCATCCGGGACGGACTCCTTACCCGGGTGCGGCTGGGCCAGTATCGCCCGGACACGGTCCGGGTGGTCCTGGATCTGAAGAGCCTCACCTCCTACCGCACCTTCTTTCTCACCCAGCCTCCGCGGGTGGTGATTGACCTCCTGGGAGAGGCCCCCGCCGGCCCTTCACCCCTTAAGCCCCCTCCCCAGGGACGCTATTCCCTGGCCCAGCAGTTGGGCCTTTCCATCCGTCGGGTGGTCATCGATCCCGGCCACGGGGGCCACGACCCCGGGGCCCTCGGGCTTTATCGGCTCCGGGAAAAGGACATCACCCTCAAGGTCAGCCGGTATCTGGCCGAAGAATTGGAAAAGAGGGGCTTTGAGACCCTTCTTACCCGGACCCGGGACATTTTTCTTCCCCTCATCAAGCGGCCGGCCATCGCCAACCTCAAGCGGGCAGACCTTTTTGTCTCCATTCACGTCAACGCCGCTCCCAATCGGCGCAGTCGGGGTATCGAGACCTACTACCTTTCCTTTACCACCGACCCCGAGGCCATGCGGGTGGCTGCCCTGGAAAACGCCATCTCCAACCAGTCTCTGAGCGACCTCCAGAACATCCTGAAAAAGATCCTGCGCAACACCAAGCTGGAGGAATCCCGGCGCCTGGCCCAGTTGGTTCAGGAAAATCTGGTAAGAGAGCTGCGAAGGCGCTGGAAGGGGGTGAAAGATCTGGGGGTCAAAAGGGCTCCCTTTCTGGTATTGGTGGGGGCCCGGATGCCCGCGGTCCTGGTGGAGATCTCCTTCATCACCAACCCGGTTGAGGCCCGCCGCCTGCGCGACGAAGGCTATCTCCGGGATATCGCCCGGGGGATCGCCCAGGGCATAGTGGCCTACGCCCGGGAGATCCAGGTGGCCCGTAAGCCATGA
- the mutS gene encoding DNA mismatch repair protein MutS — translation MFRQYLEIKRRYPEAILFFRLGDFYEMFFEDAEKAAGILGIALTSRDAGGGRRVPMCGVPAANATPYIRKLVESGYRVAICEQVEDPREAKGLVRREVLRVITPGLFLDPEALPEKEACYLAAVFPGRRPGLALLDLSAGDFRVTELPEREDLLNELFRLEPREILLPPGNEPLKKSLAEILPRVAFSERPSGEFSEARARELLARHFGVHDPAGLGLAEMSAGLAAVGAVLTYLSENEPGALERLAPPRPYFPGNYLVLDEPTKRNLELVRNQLDGTVRHSLLWVLDQTRTPMGGRTLRSWILYPLRDLSAIRQRQASLRFLLEEAERRRRLREVLSRVTDLERLATRCALRLAGPRDLVALRETLKRLPEIRESLPPEAPGRLRALVQELADFGELLRRLEETLLEEVPASPKEGGLVRPGVHPELDELRDLKENALRYLSEIESRERARTGIPNLRVGFNRVFGYYIEVTKSHLARVPRDYIRKQTLANAERFITPELKEFEARVLSAEERIQALEYEIFVGLREEVAERAEELRQTARALGEIDALCSLAEVAEKYGYVCPEVTEAPGIEIVEGRHPVLERVLPYGSFVPNTVRLEPEGERLLLITGPNMAGKSTILRQTALIVLLAHMGSFVPAASARIGLCDRIFSRIGASDELSRGRSTFMVEMAECANILRNATERSLVILDEIGRGTSTYDGLAIAWAVAEHLHGLRALTLLATHYHELTRLAEELPGVKNYNVAVKSWRDQVVFLYRLQPGPASRSYGVEVAALAGLPPEVIARAREILSTLERKALEVRPPAPERPRQLPLFDPLLPLKERLLSVDPEELTPREALNLIFELRALLLKSGL, via the coding sequence ATGTTCCGTCAGTATCTGGAAATCAAGCGTCGTTATCCGGAGGCCATCCTCTTTTTCCGTCTGGGGGACTTCTACGAAATGTTTTTTGAAGACGCGGAGAAAGCCGCCGGGATCCTGGGCATCGCCCTTACCTCAAGGGACGCCGGGGGCGGACGCCGGGTCCCCATGTGTGGGGTACCGGCGGCCAACGCCACCCCTTATATACGCAAACTGGTGGAGTCCGGCTACCGGGTGGCCATCTGTGAACAGGTGGAGGACCCCCGGGAGGCCAAGGGGCTGGTCCGCCGGGAGGTCCTGCGGGTAATTACCCCGGGGCTTTTCCTGGACCCGGAGGCCCTCCCGGAAAAGGAGGCCTGTTATCTCGCGGCGGTCTTTCCGGGGCGCAGACCGGGACTCGCTCTCTTGGATCTTTCGGCCGGAGACTTCCGGGTTACCGAACTTCCCGAAAGGGAGGATCTCCTGAACGAACTCTTTCGACTCGAGCCCCGGGAGATCCTCCTTCCACCGGGAAACGAACCTCTGAAAAAAAGTCTGGCCGAAATCCTTCCCCGGGTGGCCTTCTCGGAGAGACCCTCCGGGGAGTTCAGCGAGGCCCGGGCCCGGGAGCTTTTGGCCCGCCATTTCGGGGTGCACGACCCCGCGGGGCTGGGCCTTGCGGAGATGTCTGCGGGGCTTGCGGCCGTGGGCGCGGTCCTCACCTACCTTTCCGAAAATGAACCCGGGGCGCTGGAGCGTCTGGCCCCGCCCCGACCTTATTTCCCGGGAAACTATCTGGTCCTGGATGAGCCCACCAAGCGCAATCTGGAGCTGGTGCGCAACCAGCTCGACGGCACGGTCCGCCACAGTCTCCTCTGGGTCCTGGATCAGACCCGGACTCCCATGGGAGGGCGCACCCTCCGCTCCTGGATCCTCTATCCCCTGCGAGATCTTTCCGCCATTCGCCAAAGACAGGCCAGCCTGAGATTCCTCTTAGAGGAGGCCGAAAGGCGGCGCCGTTTGCGGGAGGTCCTTTCTCGGGTCACCGATCTGGAAAGGCTGGCTACCCGTTGCGCCTTGCGGCTGGCGGGCCCCCGGGATTTGGTGGCCCTGCGAGAGACCCTGAAAAGGCTACCGGAGATCCGGGAAAGCCTTCCCCCGGAGGCCCCCGGGCGCTTGAGGGCTCTGGTCCAGGAGCTAGCGGACTTCGGAGAACTCTTGCGGCGCCTGGAGGAGACCTTGCTCGAAGAGGTGCCGGCCAGTCCCAAAGAGGGGGGCCTGGTGCGCCCCGGGGTCCATCCGGAACTGGACGAACTGCGCGATCTCAAGGAAAACGCCCTGCGCTACCTTTCGGAGATCGAGTCTCGGGAGCGGGCCCGCACCGGGATTCCCAACCTTCGGGTGGGCTTCAATCGGGTCTTTGGCTACTACATCGAGGTCACCAAGAGCCATCTGGCCCGGGTCCCCAGGGACTACATTCGCAAGCAGACTCTGGCCAACGCCGAACGTTTTATCACCCCGGAACTCAAGGAGTTTGAGGCCCGGGTCCTTTCGGCGGAGGAACGCATCCAGGCCCTGGAATACGAAATCTTTGTCGGCTTGCGGGAGGAGGTGGCCGAAAGGGCCGAGGAGTTGCGGCAGACCGCGCGGGCCCTGGGAGAGATCGATGCCCTCTGCTCGCTGGCGGAGGTGGCCGAAAAGTACGGTTACGTCTGCCCGGAGGTCACCGAGGCCCCGGGAATAGAAATCGTGGAGGGGCGGCATCCGGTCCTGGAAAGGGTCCTTCCCTACGGAAGCTTTGTCCCCAACACCGTGCGTCTTGAGCCCGAAGGCGAACGTCTGCTTCTTATCACCGGTCCCAACATGGCCGGAAAGTCCACCATCCTGCGTCAGACGGCCCTTATCGTGCTTCTGGCCCATATGGGAAGTTTTGTCCCCGCGGCTTCGGCCCGTATCGGACTCTGTGATCGGATCTTTAGCCGTATCGGGGCCTCGGATGAACTCTCCCGGGGGCGTTCCACCTTCATGGTGGAGATGGCCGAGTGTGCCAACATCCTGCGCAACGCCACGGAAAGGAGCCTGGTGATCCTGGACGAGATCGGCCGAGGGACCAGCACCTATGACGGGCTGGCCATCGCCTGGGCGGTGGCCGAACACCTTCACGGCTTGCGGGCCCTGACCCTCCTGGCCACCCATTACCACGAACTCACCCGGCTGGCCGAGGAACTTCCGGGGGTCAAAAACTACAATGTGGCGGTAAAGAGTTGGCGGGATCAGGTGGTCTTCCTCTACCGACTCCAGCCCGGACCGGCCAGCCGCTCCTACGGGGTGGAAGTGGCGGCTCTGGCGGGGCTTCCCCCGGAGGTGATCGCTCGGGCCCGGGAGATCCTCTCTACTCTGGAAAGGAAGGCCCTGGAAGTCCGACCCCCGGCCCCGGAAAGGCCCCGCCAACTCCCCCTCTTCGATCCCCTTCTTCCCCTCAAAGAAAGACTCCTTTCCGTGGACCCGGAGGAACTTACCCCCCGCGAGGCCCTTAATCTGATTTTTGAATTGCGGGCCCTTCTATTAAAATCGGGACTATGA
- the nadD gene encoding nicotinate-nucleotide adenylyltransferase, translating into MPGNSPASSKIGLLGGTFDPIHLAHLRLAEEVREALGLAEVWFIPAGVPPHKRAEPHLPFEERLRLVELALQDHPAFRALDIEGRRPGPSYTVDTLLELRSRYPERRFYFILGWDAFLEIESWHEYRRLPELAHLVVVSRGDFSSAEARKQAQRLFPNHRVHFLRVTRLDISSTEIRRRRRAGLSIRYLVPEAVFRRIEEAGLYL; encoded by the coding sequence ATCCCTGGTAATTCTCCCGCCAGCTCGAAGATCGGTCTTTTGGGGGGTACCTTTGACCCCATTCACCTGGCGCATCTACGCTTGGCCGAAGAGGTGCGCGAGGCCTTAGGGCTGGCCGAGGTGTGGTTCATCCCGGCGGGGGTTCCCCCGCACAAAAGGGCCGAGCCCCATCTTCCCTTTGAAGAACGCTTGCGGTTGGTGGAGCTGGCTCTTCAGGATCATCCGGCCTTTCGGGCCCTCGATATTGAAGGGCGCCGGCCTGGCCCTTCTTACACCGTGGATACCCTGCTTGAGCTCCGGAGCCGGTATCCCGAAAGGCGCTTTTACTTCATCCTGGGCTGGGACGCCTTCCTGGAGATAGAGAGCTGGCACGAATACCGGAGGCTTCCCGAGCTGGCGCACCTGGTGGTGGTCTCCCGGGGGGACTTCTCCTCCGCGGAGGCCCGCAAACAGGCCCAAAGACTATTTCCGAACCATAGAGTGCATTTCCTCCGGGTAACCCGCCTGGACATCTCCTCTACCGAGATCCGCCGGAGGAGGCGGGCCGGGCTTTCCATACGCTATCTGGTACCGGAGGCCGTCTTCCGTCGCATTGAGGAAGCCGGTCTTTACCTTTAA
- a CDS encoding mechanosensitive ion channel domain-containing protein: MENLDWLRQDWPYLFKLVATCFLVVLYVIIASTVNISLGRYAKRHHLAYRRLIYTRKFANLLLFLLFLPLLLGFWGINLRGLLVLASSLFALVGVAFFASWSLLSNITSSLILFVAFPLRIGDTIRIVDGDNSVEGEILDMGLFNVKIRTSQGGIVLYPNNLFLQKPVVKILKESPEEVFYPW; this comes from the coding sequence GTGGAAAACCTGGATTGGCTTCGTCAGGATTGGCCCTACCTCTTTAAGCTGGTGGCCACCTGTTTTTTGGTGGTCCTCTATGTGATTATCGCTTCTACGGTCAATATTTCTCTCGGTCGGTACGCCAAGAGACACCATCTGGCCTATCGAAGACTTATTTATACCCGAAAATTTGCAAATTTACTTCTTTTTTTACTCTTCTTGCCCCTTCTTTTGGGCTTTTGGGGCATAAATCTGCGAGGGCTTTTGGTCCTGGCTTCTTCCCTCTTTGCCCTGGTAGGTGTCGCTTTTTTTGCCTCCTGGTCTCTTCTCAGTAACATTACCTCGAGTCTGATCCTCTTTGTGGCCTTTCCCCTCCGAATAGGAGACACCATTCGCATTGTGGATGGGGACAATTCGGTAGAAGGAGAAATCTTAGATATGGGGCTTTTCAACGTAAAGATCCGTACCTCTCAAGGGGGAATCGTGCTCTATCCCAACAATCTCTTTTTACAGAAACCGGTGGTCAAAATCTTGAAGGAGTCTCCGGAGGAGGTCTTCTATCCCTGGTAA
- a CDS encoding TlyA family RNA methyltransferase, translated as MKKERLDKLLVARGFVETREKAQALIMAGEVFVEGQRVEKAGARVPVEARIEIRGRGLPYVSRGGLKLEGALKVFELSPRGWVCADLGASTGGFTHCLLKHGARRVYALDVGRGQLHESLRRDPRVVVLEGVNARYLTAESLPEAVDLVTIDVSFISLKKILPAALTILKPGGRILALIKPQFEVGRREVGRGGVVRDHAKHRRVIKEIWCFGEELGLKALGVAESPLPGPSGNREFFILFQKSPLQA; from the coding sequence ATGAAAAAGGAGAGGCTGGATAAACTGCTGGTGGCTCGGGGGTTTGTGGAAACCCGGGAAAAGGCCCAGGCCTTGATTATGGCCGGGGAGGTCTTCGTGGAGGGACAGCGGGTGGAAAAGGCCGGGGCCCGGGTCCCGGTTGAGGCCCGGATCGAGATCCGGGGCCGGGGGTTGCCTTATGTGTCCCGGGGAGGGCTAAAGCTGGAAGGGGCCCTAAAGGTCTTCGAACTTTCCCCTCGGGGATGGGTCTGTGCGGATCTGGGGGCCTCCACCGGGGGTTTTACCCATTGCCTCCTTAAGCACGGGGCCCGCAGGGTTTATGCCCTGGACGTGGGACGAGGGCAGCTCCATGAGAGCCTGCGCCGGGATCCCCGGGTGGTGGTCCTCGAGGGGGTTAATGCCCGGTACCTTACCGCCGAAAGCCTTCCGGAAGCGGTGGATCTGGTGACCATCGATGTCTCTTTTATCTCCCTCAAAAAGATCCTTCCGGCGGCCCTCACCATCCTCAAACCCGGGGGAAGGATCCTGGCCCTGATTAAGCCCCAATTCGAGGTGGGCCGAAGGGAGGTGGGGCGGGGAGGGGTGGTGCGGGACCACGCCAAGCACCGCCGGGTGATAAAAGAAATCTGGTGCTTCGGGGAAGAATTGGGGCTCAAGGCCCTGGGGGTGGCCGAAAGCCCCCTTCCCGGCCCTTCCGGAAATCGGGAGTTTTTCATTTTGTTCCAAAAATCTCCTTTACAAGCCTGA
- the folE2 gene encoding GTP cyclohydrolase FolE2 translates to MELKDVQSEPASCEIPIDKVGIKGIRYPVSVLDKRRGLQHTVAEIDMFVDLPQEFKGTHMSRFIEILNEFREEIHIRNIPFILDRMREKLSAKVAHLEIRFSYFLKKEAPVSRAPSLMEYRCLIAGAKDEKALDIVLGVRVPVMTVCPCSQAISEIGAHNQRGEVNLRVRFRRFVWLEDLIEIVEASASSPVYPLLKRPDEKFVTEEAHRRPRFVEDVVREVAQRLLEHPDITWFAVSAENFESIHAHNAYAYIERRKG, encoded by the coding sequence ATGGAGCTTAAAGACGTCCAGAGCGAGCCGGCCAGCTGCGAGATCCCCATCGATAAGGTGGGGATCAAGGGCATCCGCTATCCGGTCTCGGTGCTCGACAAACGCCGGGGGCTTCAGCACACGGTGGCCGAGATCGACATGTTCGTAGATCTACCCCAGGAATTCAAGGGCACCCACATGAGCCGCTTCATTGAGATCCTCAACGAATTCCGGGAGGAGATCCACATCCGCAACATTCCCTTTATCCTGGATCGCATGCGGGAGAAGCTCTCAGCCAAGGTGGCCCATCTGGAAATACGCTTTTCTTACTTTCTTAAAAAGGAGGCCCCGGTGAGCCGGGCCCCCTCCCTGATGGAATATCGCTGTCTTATTGCCGGGGCCAAAGACGAAAAGGCGCTGGATATCGTTCTGGGGGTTAGAGTGCCGGTGATGACCGTTTGTCCCTGTTCCCAGGCCATAAGCGAGATCGGGGCCCACAACCAGCGGGGGGAGGTCAATCTCCGGGTGCGTTTCCGGCGCTTTGTCTGGTTGGAAGATCTGATCGAGATCGTGGAGGCCTCGGCCTCAAGCCCGGTCTATCCCCTTCTTAAACGACCGGACGAAAAATTCGTCACCGAGGAAGCCCACCGCCGACCGCGATTTGTGGAGGATGTGGTCCGCGAAGTGGCCCAGCGGTTGCTGGAACACCCAGACATTACTTGGTTTGCGGTCTCGGCCGAAAATTTCGAATCCATTCACGCCCACAACGCCTACGCCTATATCGAAAGACGGAAAGGCTGA
- a CDS encoding P-loop NTPase, translating into MKIAFCGKGGVGKSTVAALLCRALREEGLSVLAIDADPSPHLGRLLGFSEEEKLTPLSEMRELLAERAEKAGPYYTLNPRIEDLPERFMLTRDGLKLMVLGAIREAGGGCACPEQTVLRRLLSHLILQAREAVVVDMEAGVEHFGRGTVVPMDFILVVTQPYRGSLETAKQILRLARELELKNVLVVGNAVRTTEDEAFIEKTLGQSPVLSFPEDPQVAAAEREGRSLLEVEGPAVEAARRLARILLSHGA; encoded by the coding sequence ATGAAAATCGCCTTCTGCGGAAAGGGCGGAGTAGGAAAGAGTACGGTGGCGGCCCTCCTCTGCCGGGCCCTGCGCGAGGAAGGCCTTTCCGTCCTGGCCATCGATGCCGATCCCAGCCCTCATCTGGGGCGCTTGCTCGGCTTTTCGGAGGAAGAAAAGCTCACGCCGCTTTCCGAGATGCGGGAGCTTCTGGCCGAAAGGGCGGAGAAGGCCGGCCCCTACTATACCCTGAACCCCCGTATCGAGGATCTTCCGGAAAGGTTTATGCTCACCCGGGACGGACTCAAGCTCATGGTCCTCGGGGCCATAAGAGAGGCTGGAGGGGGCTGTGCCTGCCCGGAGCAGACCGTCCTGCGCCGGCTCCTTTCCCATCTCATCCTCCAGGCCCGGGAGGCCGTGGTGGTGGACATGGAGGCCGGGGTAGAGCACTTCGGCCGGGGCACCGTGGTCCCCATGGACTTCATCCTGGTAGTCACCCAGCCTTACCGGGGTAGTCTGGAGACCGCCAAACAGATCCTCCGCCTGGCCCGGGAGCTAGAGCTTAAAAACGTTCTGGTGGTGGGAAACGCCGTCCGCACGACCGAAGACGAAGCCTTTATCGAAAAGACCCTGGGGCAAAGCCCGGTGCTCTCCTTTCCGGAAGACCCGCAGGTGGCGGCGGCGGAGAGGGAGGGGCGCAGTCTTTTGGAGGTAGAAGGTCCGGCGGTGGAGGCCGCCCGGCGCCTGGCCCGGATCCTCCTTTCCCATGGAGCTTAA
- a CDS encoding L-threonylcarbamoyladenylate synthase → MKILRAEEEEALSEALRVLSEGGLVGFPTETFYGLGADPFNPAAIERLYEVKRRRRDKPVLLLLGDREEVGRLVEEIPPVAELLMEHFWPGPLTIVFRARTDIPPWLTAETGTVALRVSSHPLARDLPRLFRGPVTGTSANLSEEPPARTAEEVAHYFPEIDLILDGGPCPGEKPSTLVSVVSERVELLRPGAVPWEKIEKLLKSFS, encoded by the coding sequence ATGAAGATCCTGCGTGCGGAAGAGGAAGAGGCCTTAAGTGAGGCCCTGCGGGTGCTCTCTGAGGGGGGGCTGGTGGGTTTTCCCACCGAGACCTTTTATGGTTTGGGGGCCGATCCCTTCAACCCGGCGGCCATTGAAAGACTCTATGAGGTCAAGCGCCGCCGGAGGGACAAGCCGGTTCTCCTTCTCCTCGGGGACCGGGAGGAGGTGGGCCGGCTGGTGGAAGAAATACCTCCGGTAGCCGAGCTCCTGATGGAGCACTTCTGGCCCGGGCCTCTGACCATTGTCTTCCGCGCCCGGACGGATATCCCTCCCTGGCTCACCGCTGAGACCGGAACCGTGGCCCTGAGAGTGTCCTCTCATCCTCTGGCCCGGGATCTCCCCCGCCTTTTTCGCGGGCCGGTTACCGGAACCAGCGCCAATCTTTCCGAAGAGCCTCCGGCCCGAACCGCCGAAGAGGTGGCCCACTATTTTCCCGAGATCGACCTTATCCTGGACGGCGGTCCCTGCCCCGGAGAAAAGCCTTCCACCCTGGTCTCCGTGGTCTCCGAACGGGTGGAGCTTCTGCGCCCCGGGGCCGTGCCCTGGGAGAAAATTGAAAAGCTGTTAAAATCATTCTCATGA
- the purD gene encoding phosphoribosylamine--glycine ligase: MKVLVVGGGGREHALCWKLAQSPKVEKVYCAPGNAGIAREEKCVCLPIDPFDFEALARSAREKEVAFTVVGPEDPLARGLADYFQERGLRVFGPTKAAAEIEASKAFARELLARYGIPVPRFEVFDDPTAAKRYIEKTGAPIVVKADGLAAGKGVIVAETVEEALSAVEKIMEERVFGEAGARVVIEECLVGEEASFMVLTDGEVVLPLPTSQDHKRLLDGDRGPNTGGMGAYSPAPLVTPELQEEILERIMKPTIRALAREGRPYLGVLYGGLMMVKGRPYVLEFNCRFGDPEAQPVLMRLESDLVELIEAAFEGRLAEGEVKVRPEPAVCVVLASEGYPGKYEKGKEIRGIEEAERIPGVKVFMAGVAEAEGRLVTSGGRVLGVTALAEDLPSAIDRAYEAVEKISFEGAHFRRDIGAKALKHLKPPKVGLLVGSPSDLSQVEAAERVFQEFGVPYEVVVASAHRTPEKVRRYAEEAEARGTKVLIAGAGLSAHLPGVVAAHTTLPVIGVPVAAGPLKGVDALLSIVQMPRGVPVATVGIGNFANAALLAVEILALSEERLRRKLQNYRKNLSSG; the protein is encoded by the coding sequence ATGAAAGTTCTGGTGGTCGGAGGAGGGGGACGGGAGCACGCCTTATGTTGGAAGTTAGCCCAGAGTCCGAAGGTGGAGAAGGTCTACTGTGCCCCGGGAAATGCGGGCATCGCCCGGGAGGAAAAATGTGTCTGTCTGCCCATCGACCCCTTTGATTTTGAGGCCCTGGCCCGGTCCGCCCGGGAAAAGGAGGTGGCCTTCACCGTGGTGGGACCGGAGGATCCCCTGGCCCGGGGACTGGCCGACTATTTTCAGGAAAGGGGGCTTCGGGTCTTTGGACCCACGAAGGCCGCGGCCGAAATTGAGGCCAGCAAGGCCTTTGCCCGGGAACTCCTGGCCCGCTATGGAATCCCCGTGCCCCGTTTCGAGGTCTTCGACGACCCCACGGCGGCCAAGCGCTATATCGAGAAGACCGGGGCTCCCATTGTAGTCAAAGCGGATGGCTTGGCCGCGGGCAAAGGGGTCATCGTGGCCGAGACCGTGGAGGAGGCCCTTTCTGCAGTGGAAAAGATCATGGAAGAGCGGGTCTTCGGGGAGGCCGGGGCCCGGGTGGTCATCGAAGAATGCCTGGTGGGAGAGGAGGCCTCCTTCATGGTCCTTACCGACGGGGAGGTGGTGCTGCCTCTGCCCACCTCTCAGGATCACAAGCGCCTCCTTGACGGAGACCGGGGCCCCAACACTGGGGGCATGGGGGCCTATTCCCCGGCCCCTCTGGTCACTCCGGAGCTTCAGGAGGAGATCCTTGAACGGATTATGAAACCCACCATCCGGGCCCTGGCCCGGGAGGGACGGCCCTATCTGGGGGTGCTTTACGGGGGGCTCATGATGGTAAAGGGGCGGCCTTATGTGCTGGAATTTAATTGCCGTTTCGGGGATCCGGAGGCCCAGCCGGTCCTCATGCGCCTGGAGTCCGATCTGGTGGAACTCATCGAGGCCGCTTTTGAGGGAAGGCTTGCCGAAGGCGAAGTGAAGGTAAGGCCGGAGCCTGCGGTCTGTGTGGTCCTGGCCTCTGAGGGCTATCCCGGAAAGTACGAAAAGGGCAAGGAAATTCGCGGAATTGAGGAGGCCGAAAGAATCCCCGGAGTAAAGGTCTTTATGGCCGGAGTGGCCGAGGCTGAAGGGCGACTGGTGACCTCCGGAGGCCGGGTCCTGGGAGTCACGGCCCTGGCCGAAGACCTCCCCTCGGCCATCGACCGGGCCTACGAAGCGGTGGAAAAGATCTCCTTTGAAGGAGCCCATTTCCGCAGGGACATTGGGGCCAAGGCCCTGAAACATCTTAAGCCCCCCAAGGTGGGCCTTTTGGTGGGAAGCCCGAGCGATCTTTCCCAGGTGGAGGCCGCCGAGAGGGTCTTTCAGGAGTTCGGGGTCCCTTATGAGGTGGTGGTGGCTTCGGCCCATCGCACCCCGGAGAAGGTCCGCCGCTATGCGGAGGAGGCCGAAGCCCGGGGGACCAAGGTCCTCATCGCCGGGGCGGGCCTTTCCGCCCATCTTCCCGGGGTGGTGGCGGCCCATACTACCCTTCCGGTAATCGGGGTGCCGGTGGCTGCCGGGCCTCTTAAGGGGGTGGACGCCCTCCTTTCCATAGTGCAGATGCCCCGGGGGGTGCCGGTGGCCACGGTGGGCATAGGGAATTTTGCCAACGCCGCCCTTCTTGCGGTAGAGATTCTGGCCCTTTCCGAGGAACGCCTGCGCAGGAAACTCCAGAATTATCGTAAAAACCTTTCTTCGGGATGA